A region of Deinococcus cellulosilyticus NBRC 106333 = KACC 11606 DNA encodes the following proteins:
- a CDS encoding RIO1 family regulatory kinase/ATPase domain-containing protein, translated as MRYDDYPDTREKFRKNNVRKISSKRRISDLTEHKEKNTSLDKFADPALQELFERGFIQDVIWQLQQGKEATVYVATSEQGLVAVKVYADIRARSFKNDSLYREGRYIGDARIEKAIQDRTNAGINAQLVLWVEQEFMELHSLHHNGIAVPKPIARNANVIIMEFIGTEDGAAPRLSDLHLSKEDARSAFEQAKHILMGFAKLGRVHGDFSTFNLLWHEGKVYAIDFPQMIRFRENPQAEILLRRDIRGLLKTFHKLGIVAEEEALYREVLRQVPR; from the coding sequence TTGCGTTATGACGATTACCCCGACACCCGGGAAAAATTCAGAAAAAACAACGTCCGCAAAATTTCCAGCAAACGCCGCATTTCCGACCTGACCGAACACAAGGAGAAGAACACCTCTCTGGACAAGTTCGCAGACCCTGCCTTGCAGGAGCTCTTCGAGCGCGGGTTCATTCAGGACGTGATCTGGCAGCTTCAACAGGGCAAGGAAGCCACCGTGTATGTCGCCACCTCCGAGCAGGGTCTGGTGGCTGTGAAGGTCTATGCTGACATCCGTGCCCGTTCCTTCAAAAACGACAGCCTGTACCGTGAAGGGCGTTACATCGGAGATGCCCGCATCGAGAAGGCCATTCAGGACCGCACCAACGCCGGCATCAACGCCCAGCTGGTGCTGTGGGTGGAGCAGGAATTCATGGAACTGCATTCCCTGCACCACAATGGCATCGCTGTGCCAAAGCCCATTGCCCGCAACGCCAACGTGATCATCATGGAGTTCATCGGGACGGAAGATGGGGCCGCACCTCGCCTTTCAGACCTGCATCTCTCAAAAGAGGACGCCAGGAGCGCCTTTGAACAGGCAAAACACATCCTGATGGGCTTTGCAAAACTGGGCCGGGTGCATGGAGACTTCTCCACCTTCAACCTGCTGTGGCATGAAGGGAAAGTGTACGCCATCGACTTCCCCCAGATGATCCGTTTCCGGGAGAACCCGCAGGCTGAAATCCTGCTCAGACGGGACATCCGGGGGCTCTTGAAAACCTTCCACAAACTGGGCATTGTGGCCGAAGAAGAGGCCCTGTACCGCGAAGTGCTGCGTCAGGTTCCCAGATAA